One segment of Lytechinus variegatus isolate NC3 chromosome 13, Lvar_3.0, whole genome shotgun sequence DNA contains the following:
- the LOC121426513 gene encoding uncharacterized protein LOC121426513, with product MASELSSVQEGAVCEEADCESITDVTFYVKEKKKLCHDCALKKECIGIARRGGLNMYCEKHDKLIDLYCKTHGIPLCVSCTLIDHGQQQCLKQDVEDALPEIKASLGILSKKVIDRLEMHGIKGIEIRHTRQVADEHLQKIQNDVDSVIEIAIEKDTAREREDADKIDKEVDGENEQIQKEIRKLQDKIQKNNEKRERRHEENRSVAENRRKPMIDKQRILHADIQNIAQEIERKIGELEKSWQDDTKSAEKAKETLDRILEDDKNIVIDGHRVHASVSEELKKQLNEGEVKEINRVVSGVRFVKGVGREKYDGRIDGYDGEWKLIDTINVTDKINYPRIVGCIDEDKVMIRDALIGEGHTFMLDLNSKTTQRVINGSDTSFIYSCAVLNDDKIVCGRYIKGCTGDSLPGCISVYDRQWNHINDVTIPRNTTRTDVGVRVAIDQDGMIIAAEVDQSMIYVINPANDEIINTITCKEKIVMRDVLSSGHIIARPSPPDRRALIIDREGDHRVIPHSDVILNVCVDRMTDDLYVVTSDDEYKTCVIDQVMSEGDMKKRRVASFPLSTTLRDGFAHLVLSGVIMTSSGDMIASDEHNILRFKKRFIL from the coding sequence atggCGTCTGAATTAAGCTCTGTACAAGAGGGCGCTGTTTGTGAGGAAGCCGACTGCGAATCGATTACTGACGTCACGTTCTAcgtgaaggagaagaagaaactCTGTCATGACTGCGCCTTGAAAAAAGAATGCATCGGAATAGCAAGAAGAGGTGGGCTTAACATGTACTGTGAGAAAcatgataaattaattgatcTATATTGTAAGACCCATGGCATACCTTTATGTGTCTCTTGCACTCTAATAGATCATGGGCAACAGCAATGTTTGAAACAAGACGTAGAGGACGCACTCCCGGAAATCAAAGCCTCTCTCGGCATCCTCAGCAAAAAGGTGATCGACAGATTAGAGATGCATGGAATCAAAGGCATTGAGATTCGTCACACCAGACAAGTCGCAGACGAACATTTGCAAAAAATTCAGAACGACGTTGATTCCGTAATCGAAATCGCGATCGAAAAAGACACAGCAAGAGAAAGGGAAGATGCTGATAAGATCGACAAGGAAGTTGATGGGGAAAATGAACAAATTCAAAAGGAGATTCGAAAGCTCCAggataaaattcaaaagaacaatgagaagagagagaggCGGCATGAAGAAAATCGTTCAGTTGCAGAGAATAGACGAAAACCGATGATTGATAAACAACGCATTCTTCATGCTGACATTCAGAACATCGCTCAAGAGATCGAGAGAAAGATTGGAGAGCTTGAGAAATCATGGCAAGACGACACCAAATCAGCAGAGAAAGCAAAAGAGACACTGGACAGAATTCTTGAAGAcgataaaaatattgtcatagATGGACATCGTGTGCATGCATCAGTGAGTGAGGAACTAAAGAAGCAACTGAATGAGGGTGAGGTGAAAGAAATAAATCGTGTTGTATCAGGtgtgaggtttgtgaagggTGTTGGGAGAGAGAAGTATGATGGAAGAATTGATGGGTATGATGGAGAGTGGAAGCTCATTGATACAATCAATGTCACAGATAAAATCAATTATCCGCGCATTGTTGGATGTATAGATGAAGATAAGGTGATGATCAGAGATGCACTGATTGGTGAAGGACATACCTTCATGTTAGATTTGAACAGTAAAACCACACAGAGAGTGATCAACGGTAGTGATACATCATTTATATACTCATGTGCAgtactgaatgatgacaagatAGTATGTGGTAGATACATCAAAGGTTGTACAGGAGACAGTCTACCTGGGTGCATCAGTGTATACGACAGACAGTGGAATCAcatcaatgacgtcacaataccaaGAAACACGACGCGTACTGATGTAGGGGTGCGCGTTGCAATCGATCAGGATGGGATGATCATCGCTGCTGAAGTGGATCAGTCTATGATATACGTCATCAACCCAGCTAATGATGAGATTATCAATACCATCACGTGTAAAGAGAAGATAGTAATGCGCGATGTGCTGTCATCAGGTCACATCATCGCTCGACCTTCACCACCTGATCGCAGAGCACTCATCATTGACAGAGAGGGTGATCATAGGGTAATCCCCCACAGTGATGTCATCTTGAATGTGTGTGTTGATCGTATGACAGACGACCTCTACGTCGTGACATCAGATGATGAGTACAAGACGTGTGTGATTGATCAGGTGATGAGTGAGGGTGATATGAAGAAGAGAAGAGTAGCATCATTCCCTTTATCAACTACACTGAGGGATGGATTCGCTCACCTTGTTTTATCTGGAGTGATCATGACATCATCAGGTGATATGATTGCTAGTGATGAACATAATATTCTCAGATTCAAAAAACGATTCATCCTCTAG